Proteins from a genomic interval of Enterococcus faecium:
- a CDS encoding AraC family transcriptional regulator has protein sequence MEQSIFLKKEHQQVEKELYFDFCGFSKTMPFHSFGPAIRNDYILHVVMEGKGSYHVKNQQFQLKKGDLFLIRPGDSTFYLSDGEDPWMYCWLSFGGSAAEEIIRQSLFREDQYTMVSSDIQKYIDIILECMKDTEETLENELQLTALTYRFLSVLLKDGGKVSGGVQKVHSSLAVETVKYIEAHYAEKLSVEEIAQHLAVNRSHLSRVFKNHMGTSIKEYLIGVRINRGAFLLSLTDESVESIAYQVGFNSLVVFSRMFKKSTGETATNYRKRMKNENFKNIALDTLKKQLEKQTAVSWTT, from the coding sequence GTGGAGCAATCGATTTTTTTAAAAAAGGAACATCAACAAGTAGAAAAAGAATTGTATTTTGATTTTTGTGGTTTCTCTAAAACGATGCCGTTTCATTCTTTTGGTCCTGCTATTCGCAATGATTACATCCTGCATGTCGTGATGGAAGGCAAAGGATCTTATCATGTGAAAAATCAACAATTCCAATTGAAAAAAGGTGATCTGTTCTTGATTCGTCCAGGAGACTCGACGTTTTACTTATCAGATGGAGAAGATCCGTGGATGTATTGCTGGCTTTCATTTGGTGGGAGTGCTGCAGAAGAAATCATTCGGCAGTCGCTTTTCAGAGAAGACCAATACACGATGGTCTCTTCTGACATACAAAAATATATCGACATTATTTTAGAATGCATGAAAGATACGGAAGAAACCTTGGAAAATGAATTACAGTTAACAGCATTAACCTACCGTTTTTTATCAGTCCTTTTAAAAGATGGCGGAAAGGTCAGCGGTGGTGTACAAAAGGTTCATTCCTCTTTAGCTGTTGAAACAGTCAAATACATCGAGGCACATTATGCTGAAAAATTGTCTGTTGAGGAAATCGCCCAGCATTTAGCGGTCAATCGGAGCCATTTGTCGCGAGTATTCAAAAATCATATGGGTACCAGTATCAAGGAATATTTGATCGGGGTACGGATCAATCGAGGGGCGTTTCTTCTTTCTCTGACGGATGAATCCGTGGAAAGTATTGCCTATCAAGTAGGGTTCAATAGTCTAGTCGTATTTAGCCGAATGTTCAAAAAGAGTACCGGAGAAACGGCTACGAACTATCGTAAACGTATGAAAAACGAAAATTTTAAGAATATTGCTTTGGATACCTTGAAAAAACAGTTGGAAAAACAAACCGCAGTTTCTTGGACAACCTGA
- a CDS encoding NAD(P)H-dependent oxidoreductase → MRTLIIISHPTIEESLNQQFFKEASAGLPATWHHLESSYPDGKIDIETELQLLAQHDRIIFQFPFYWYSSPAHLKIWQDNVLERAAHVLKGKELGIVLTTGVAEKEYQAGGKEEYTISEFLRPYQRIANKFHMTYLPPFVLAQFMYLSQEKRWEKLIAYQQYLSLEGKPSLTQRIDWFIQRVQENQKMQEEESEKQAYIVEALTEAKEQIEDLTFTLQEMKGTSL, encoded by the coding sequence ATGCGTACACTTATCATCATTAGCCATCCAACGATCGAAGAATCTTTAAATCAGCAATTTTTCAAAGAAGCTTCTGCTGGTTTACCAGCTACTTGGCATCATTTGGAATCAAGTTATCCAGACGGAAAAATAGATATAGAGACTGAACTACAGCTCTTGGCCCAGCATGATCGGATCATTTTCCAGTTTCCGTTTTACTGGTATAGTTCTCCTGCTCATTTAAAAATTTGGCAAGATAATGTCTTGGAACGAGCAGCACATGTATTAAAAGGGAAAGAACTAGGAATCGTATTGACAACAGGTGTGGCGGAAAAAGAATACCAAGCTGGAGGAAAAGAAGAATATACGATTTCCGAATTTTTGAGGCCGTATCAGCGAATCGCAAATAAATTCCATATGACCTATCTTCCGCCATTCGTTTTAGCACAATTTATGTATTTATCCCAGGAAAAACGTTGGGAGAAGCTAATTGCTTATCAGCAGTATCTCTCATTGGAAGGCAAACCATCGCTGACTCAGCGGATTGACTGGTTTATTCAAAGAGTACAGGAAAATCAGAAAATGCAGGAAGAAGAATCTGAAAAACAAGCATATATCGTAGAAGCACTGACTGAGGCAAAAGAGCAGATCGAAGACTTGACCTTTACACTGCAAGAAATGAAAGGAACTTCATTATGA
- a CDS encoding LysM peptidoglycan-binding domain-containing protein, with protein MYDENEWGENVRMTRRRQQKQAARKRMIMIGAAVAVFLIIAGGVAGLYFHGKNSSEAKSTTITETTTKKTETKQTSESSTKTKETQTSEEKTANGLPEQLQAIVNDYSKKIEEKTPALIEEYQTEIQGNQEGIAGLSAVANQKARELQAISDEGIRKLRAAYQAAENKDGVDLDTLINQLSANYTNHVAKISDIYLQTSASLQAESTSTQDTTSSDSETAESVEASEMQARTTQDTTDSSETNTNSATSQAATTVVLEGEGPNQIAERTGVPVETILSLNGMSMENYFLTPGETLKLN; from the coding sequence ATGTATGATGAAAATGAGTGGGGAGAAAATGTTCGGATGACCCGAAGAAGACAGCAAAAACAGGCAGCTCGTAAGCGGATGATCATGATTGGGGCAGCAGTTGCCGTGTTTTTGATCATAGCAGGAGGAGTTGCGGGTCTATATTTTCATGGAAAAAATTCGTCAGAAGCGAAAAGTACGACCATAACGGAAACAACGACAAAGAAAACAGAGACGAAACAAACAAGTGAGTCATCAACTAAAACAAAAGAGACACAAACTTCTGAAGAAAAAACAGCAAATGGTTTGCCAGAGCAACTTCAAGCAATCGTAAATGATTATTCGAAAAAGATCGAAGAAAAGACGCCTGCATTGATTGAAGAATACCAGACAGAAATTCAGGGAAATCAAGAGGGAATAGCTGGTTTATCAGCAGTTGCTAACCAAAAAGCACGTGAGCTTCAAGCAATCTCCGACGAAGGGATCAGAAAATTACGTGCAGCGTATCAGGCAGCAGAAAATAAAGACGGTGTAGACTTAGATACTTTGATCAATCAATTATCGGCTAATTATACGAATCATGTCGCTAAGATTTCCGATATTTATTTGCAGACTAGCGCCTCTCTTCAAGCAGAGTCAACAAGCACACAAGACACAACATCTTCTGATTCTGAGACAGCAGAGTCGGTAGAAGCTTCTGAAATGCAAGCTCGAACAACACAAGACACAACAGATTCCTCTGAAACTAATACCAACAGCGCGACTTCACAGGCTGCGACAACCGTAGTTTTGGAAGGAGAAGGTCCAAATCAAATAGCCGAACGAACTGGCGTACCAGTAGAAACGATCTTGTCGCTGAATGGGATGAGCATGGAGAATTATTTCCTGACTCCCGGTGAGACGCTAAAATTGAATTGA
- a CDS encoding amino acid permease encodes MEEKKLTRSLSARHIQMIALGGTIGVGLFMGASSTIRWTGPSVMGAYAIAGFFLYLIMRALGEMLYVDPSTGSFANYASEYIHPVAGYLTAWSNIFQYIVVGISEVIAVGSYMNYWWPDLPAIIPGIIVVLFLMLANLISVKAFGELEFWFSIIKVITIILMIIAGLGVILFGFGNHGQAVGISNLWKNGGFFTGGVKGFFFALSIVVASYQGIELIGMTAGEAENPKKTIIEAVQSTIGRILIFYIGAIFIIVSIYPWNQLSEIGSPFVQTFSKVGITFAAGLINFVVITAALSGCNSGIFSASRMVYTLAINGKMSKKFLKLSRHGAPFYPVVAISGGILIGLILNYLLPMFINQSENIFVFVYSSSILPGMVPWVVILISEIRFKKKHADKMHDHPFKMPLSPYTNYVTLAFLAIVLIFMFINPETRISLIIGLVFLLYMTIHYFVREKRTGK; translated from the coding sequence ATGGAAGAAAAAAAGTTAACTCGAAGTCTTAGTGCCCGTCATATCCAAATGATCGCACTAGGTGGAACGATCGGTGTCGGTCTGTTTATGGGTGCCTCCTCAACCATACGTTGGACAGGGCCCTCAGTGATGGGAGCCTATGCGATTGCAGGATTCTTTTTGTATTTGATTATGCGTGCTTTAGGCGAAATGCTTTACGTTGATCCTTCGACTGGTTCTTTTGCAAATTACGCGAGCGAGTACATCCATCCTGTGGCTGGCTACTTGACCGCTTGGAGTAATATTTTTCAATATATTGTCGTAGGAATAAGTGAAGTGATTGCTGTAGGATCTTATATGAATTATTGGTGGCCTGATTTGCCGGCAATTATTCCCGGAATCATTGTCGTCTTGTTTCTTATGCTGGCAAATCTTATTTCTGTCAAGGCGTTTGGCGAATTAGAATTTTGGTTTTCGATCATCAAAGTCATAACGATCATTTTGATGATCATTGCAGGTCTTGGGGTAATCTTATTTGGATTTGGTAATCATGGTCAGGCAGTAGGGATTTCAAATCTTTGGAAAAATGGTGGATTCTTCACTGGAGGCGTCAAAGGATTTTTCTTTGCATTATCGATCGTTGTTGCTTCCTATCAAGGAATCGAACTGATCGGAATGACTGCTGGTGAAGCAGAGAATCCTAAAAAGACGATCATTGAAGCTGTCCAGTCCACTATCGGTCGAATCTTGATTTTTTATATTGGTGCTATTTTTATCATTGTGAGTATCTATCCGTGGAATCAATTGAGTGAGATTGGTTCACCTTTTGTACAAACTTTTTCTAAAGTCGGCATTACATTTGCTGCAGGACTGATTAATTTTGTCGTGATTACAGCGGCATTATCAGGTTGCAATTCAGGGATTTTCAGCGCAAGTCGTATGGTCTATACACTTGCCATAAATGGAAAGATGTCTAAAAAATTTCTGAAACTATCTCGTCACGGTGCGCCTTTTTATCCTGTCGTAGCAATCTCAGGTGGAATCTTAATTGGTCTGATCTTAAATTATCTTCTACCAATGTTCATCAACCAGTCAGAAAATATTTTCGTTTTCGTATACAGCTCAAGTATTTTGCCTGGTATGGTTCCTTGGGTAGTGATTTTGATCAGCGAGATTCGCTTCAAAAAGAAGCACGCAGATAAAATGCATGATCATCCTTTTAAAATGCCACTATCTCCTTATACGAATTATGTGACACTTGCTTTTTTAGCTATCGTATTGATTTTCATGTTTATCAATCCTGAAACGAGAATCTCATTGATTATTGGACTCGTTTTCTTGCTTTACATGACGATCCATTACTTTGTACGCGAAAAAAGAACCGGAAAATAA
- a CDS encoding metal ABC transporter ATP-binding protein, translating to MERTAIVIQDLSAAYQGKTVLKTINLTINPQKITGIIGPNGAGKSTFMKSLLELIPATTGKVTFSGQPVNSVRKKIAYVEQRSELDLSFPIDVLGVVLLGTYPSLRIGQRPGKKEKERARQALKKVGMEEYAKRQISELSGGQLQRVFIARALAQGAEWIFLDEPFVGIDALSERKIFDILQELKNSGKTILIVHHDLHKVEEYFDEVILLNKQLIASGPVQEVFTSKNLQLAYGEIIRHLVKGGEKK from the coding sequence TTGGAACGTACGGCCATTGTAATTCAAGACCTTTCAGCCGCTTATCAAGGGAAAACTGTTTTGAAAACTATCAACTTGACGATAAATCCACAAAAAATTACCGGTATTATCGGACCAAACGGTGCAGGAAAATCAACATTTATGAAATCTTTGCTAGAGTTGATACCAGCTACTACTGGTAAAGTCACCTTTTCTGGACAGCCGGTAAACTCAGTCCGTAAAAAAATAGCCTACGTGGAACAGCGAAGTGAATTGGATCTTTCCTTTCCAATTGATGTATTAGGCGTTGTACTTTTAGGAACATATCCATCTTTACGAATTGGACAAAGACCTGGGAAAAAAGAAAAAGAACGTGCAAGACAAGCTTTGAAAAAAGTAGGGATGGAAGAATATGCCAAAAGACAGATCAGCGAACTATCGGGTGGACAGCTTCAGAGAGTTTTTATTGCAAGAGCTCTAGCCCAAGGAGCAGAATGGATCTTTTTAGATGAACCATTCGTAGGGATTGATGCGTTAAGTGAACGAAAGATCTTTGACATCTTGCAGGAATTGAAGAATTCAGGAAAAACGATTTTGATCGTCCATCATGATCTTCATAAAGTAGAAGAATATTTCGATGAGGTTATTCTTTTAAATAAACAGCTGATCGCTTCCGGTCCAGTACAAGAAGTCTTTACATCGAAGAACCTTCAATTGGCCTATGGTGAGATCATCAGACATTTAGTAAAAGGAGGAGAGAAAAAATGA
- a CDS encoding metal ABC transporter permease, translating into MIQSFIDGLMNYQFLQYALVTSMLVGLASGVIGSFIILRGMSLMGDAISHAVLPGVAISYMFGFSYIFGATAFGMLTAAVIGFVTQRSRLKNDTAIGIVFSSFFALGIILISYAQSATDLYHILFGNVLAVRESDLLLTALVSGIVLIFVFFFYKELKITSFDPTMAKAYGLNTSLIHYLLMFFLTLVAVVSLQTVGTILVIAMLITPAATAYLLTNHLLKMIITAAGIGMLSAVVGVFFSYSYNWPSGATIVLACTAFFILAFLFSPTKGILFQKGSR; encoded by the coding sequence ATGATCCAATCCTTTATTGATGGATTAATGAATTATCAATTCCTGCAATACGCTTTGGTCACTTCCATGCTTGTAGGACTTGCTTCTGGAGTCATCGGTTCTTTTATTATTTTACGAGGGATGTCTTTGATGGGAGACGCTATCTCTCACGCAGTTCTTCCAGGTGTAGCCATTTCTTATATGTTTGGTTTTAGTTACATCTTTGGAGCCACTGCTTTTGGGATGCTAACAGCAGCAGTGATTGGTTTCGTGACTCAGCGGAGCCGATTGAAAAATGATACAGCGATTGGAATTGTCTTTAGCTCCTTTTTTGCATTAGGGATTATCTTGATTTCATATGCCCAGAGTGCGACAGATTTGTATCATATTTTATTTGGGAATGTCTTAGCTGTTAGGGAAAGCGATTTGTTGCTGACAGCACTCGTTAGTGGAATCGTCTTGATATTTGTCTTTTTCTTTTATAAAGAATTGAAGATCACATCATTCGATCCGACAATGGCAAAAGCTTATGGGCTGAACACATCGCTGATCCATTATCTTTTGATGTTCTTTTTGACATTAGTGGCTGTAGTCAGTTTACAGACAGTAGGAACAATCTTGGTGATTGCCATGTTGATCACACCAGCCGCCACGGCTTACTTGCTAACGAACCATTTACTGAAAATGATCATTACAGCTGCAGGAATCGGTATGCTAAGTGCAGTTGTCGGTGTGTTTTTCAGTTATAGTTACAATTGGCCATCAGGAGCTACGATCGTGTTAGCATGTACCGCATTTTTTATCCTTGCTTTTTTATTTTCTCCAACAAAAGGAATTTTATTTCAGAAAGGAAGCAGATAG
- a CDS encoding metal ABC transporter substrate-binding protein produces the protein MKTKKSLFLILAVSFLVLAGCGKQASDQADEGSKEKLSVVATNSILADMAKEVGTDQIDIHSIVPVGTDPHEYEVLPEDIKKASDADVILYNGLNLETGNSWFDNLMETAKKEEGKDYFAVSKNVEPLYLTSGEEHTKADPHAWLDLSNGIKYVEEIARIFSEKDAENATLYKKNAEAYVEKLKELDTQAKESFASIEENKKLLVTSEGAFKYFSRAYDLPAAYIWEINTESQGTPDQMKAIIDQIRAKEVPVLFVETSVDSRSMERVAKETGLKIYDKLFTDSIAKEGEQGDSYYQMMKWNIETIHEGLSQTKES, from the coding sequence ATGAAAACAAAAAAATCACTCTTTTTAATCTTGGCAGTTAGTTTCTTGGTATTAGCCGGTTGCGGAAAGCAGGCTTCTGACCAAGCGGATGAAGGAAGTAAAGAAAAGTTGTCAGTCGTGGCTACCAATTCGATCTTGGCGGACATGGCAAAAGAGGTCGGAACAGATCAAATAGATATCCACAGTATCGTACCAGTCGGAACAGATCCGCATGAATATGAAGTACTACCAGAAGACATCAAAAAGGCAAGTGATGCAGATGTTATTTTATACAACGGTTTGAATCTTGAAACAGGTAACAGCTGGTTCGATAACTTGATGGAAACGGCTAAAAAAGAAGAAGGAAAAGATTATTTTGCAGTTAGCAAAAATGTAGAACCTCTTTATTTAACTAGCGGTGAAGAACATACAAAAGCAGATCCCCATGCTTGGCTAGACCTATCTAACGGAATAAAATATGTGGAGGAAATCGCACGTATATTCTCTGAAAAAGATGCAGAAAATGCGACACTCTATAAAAAAAATGCAGAAGCATATGTGGAAAAACTAAAAGAATTAGATACACAAGCGAAGGAAAGTTTTGCTTCTATCGAAGAGAACAAAAAATTATTAGTAACAAGTGAAGGGGCATTCAAGTATTTTTCACGAGCATATGATTTGCCAGCAGCTTATATATGGGAGATCAATACAGAAAGTCAAGGTACGCCTGATCAAATGAAAGCGATCATTGATCAGATAAGAGCAAAAGAAGTACCGGTTTTATTCGTGGAAACCAGTGTAGACTCAAGAAGCATGGAACGGGTAGCAAAAGAAACGGGTTTGAAAATCTATGATAAACTGTTCACTGATTCCATAGCAAAAGAAGGAGAACAAGGAGATTCTTACTATCAGATGATGAAATGGAATATTGAAACGATCCATGAAGGTTTGTCACAAACAAAAGAAAGCTGA
- the queG gene encoding tRNA epoxyqueuosine(34) reductase QueG → MTLKEEIIQESKRLGIDKIGFTTAEPFDSLKESLEEQKAAGHTSGFEHPNIDERLYPEMTFDQPKSIISIALAYPTRIHEEVPRDEKRGQFARASWGIDYHDILRDRLNRLIEFIQTRAEKWQKEEEWRLAPQVDTGELIDVAVAQRAGLGFIGRNGLLITEEFGSFVYLGEIVTNIVFEPDKPGEFGCGDCMRCVTACPTKALLGDGRMNAQRCLSYQTQTKGMMPEEYRKKMRNVIYGCDICQLVCPYNQGKDFHFHEEMEPKVDEVYPKLKPMLSMSNKDFKQQFGHLAGSWRGKKPLQRNALIALANLGDRTALPEISECLTDVRPVIRGTAAWAIGRLGTKEPEKWLDVLDEILAKETEEVVINELEHAQKLLRRKLK, encoded by the coding sequence ATGACATTAAAAGAAGAAATCATACAAGAAAGCAAACGATTAGGAATTGACAAAATCGGGTTCACCACGGCGGAACCTTTTGATTCATTAAAAGAATCGTTGGAAGAACAAAAAGCAGCTGGCCATACTTCTGGCTTTGAACATCCAAATATCGATGAGCGTCTTTATCCAGAAATGACATTTGATCAGCCGAAATCGATCATTTCCATTGCACTTGCGTATCCTACTAGGATCCATGAAGAAGTGCCTAGGGATGAAAAACGCGGGCAGTTTGCTCGTGCTTCTTGGGGGATCGATTACCATGATATACTCAGAGACCGTTTGAACCGATTGATCGAATTCATCCAAACAAGAGCAGAAAAATGGCAAAAAGAAGAGGAATGGCGTCTAGCTCCGCAAGTAGATACTGGAGAACTGATCGATGTCGCTGTAGCACAGCGAGCTGGTTTAGGATTTATTGGACGAAACGGATTGTTGATCACTGAAGAGTTCGGTTCATTTGTCTATCTTGGTGAGATCGTTACTAATATTGTATTTGAGCCTGATAAACCAGGAGAATTTGGTTGCGGTGACTGTATGCGCTGCGTGACTGCTTGTCCGACAAAAGCATTGCTTGGTGACGGAAGAATGAATGCCCAGCGATGTTTGTCTTATCAAACTCAGACAAAAGGGATGATGCCGGAAGAATATCGTAAAAAAATGCGAAATGTCATTTATGGATGTGATATCTGCCAGTTAGTCTGCCCTTACAATCAAGGAAAAGATTTTCATTTTCATGAAGAGATGGAACCAAAAGTAGACGAAGTATATCCAAAATTAAAGCCAATGCTTTCGATGTCTAATAAAGACTTCAAACAGCAATTTGGGCATTTAGCTGGTTCATGGCGTGGGAAGAAACCTTTGCAGAGAAACGCATTGATTGCTTTAGCTAATCTAGGTGATCGAACGGCATTGCCTGAGATTTCAGAATGTTTAACAGATGTCCGCCCTGTCATCAGAGGAACAGCAGCTTGGGCTATTGGACGTCTAGGAACAAAAGAACCGGAAAAATGGCTTGATGTATTAGATGAAATATTAGCTAAAGAAACAGAAGAAGTCGTTATAAACGAATTGGAACATGCCCAGAAATTATTGCGGAGAAAGTTAAAATAA
- a CDS encoding LysM peptidoglycan-binding domain-containing protein, with protein MNSFKKIVLGTTFAAGATAMFVGTTNAHADEVYTVKSGDSLSKISQKFAGDNSMIDAIAEKNSIANINRIYVGEQLTIPTSNDSSATTENKTTENTASTTETATQEHTYVAPVETVEVAPAAPAAATAPTSSSAKEWIAQKESGGSYTATNGRYIGRYQLDASYLNGDYSAANQERVAEQYVTSRYGSWDAAKTFWLANGWY; from the coding sequence ATGAATTCATTTAAGAAAATTGTTTTAGGTACAACTTTTGCTGCTGGTGCTACTGCAATGTTTGTAGGAACTACAAATGCTCACGCTGATGAAGTTTATACAGTAAAATCAGGTGATTCATTATCTAAGATCTCACAAAAATTTGCAGGAGACAACTCAATGATCGATGCAATTGCTGAAAAAAATTCGATCGCAAACATCAACCGCATTTATGTTGGTGAACAATTAACAATCCCAACTTCAAATGATTCTTCAGCAACAACAGAAAACAAAACAACAGAAAATACAGCATCTACAACTGAAACAGCAACGCAAGAACATACATACGTTGCACCTGTTGAAACAGTTGAAGTAGCTCCTGCTGCCCCAGCTGCTGCAACAGCGCCAACTTCAAGCTCTGCAAAAGAATGGATCGCACAAAAAGAATCAGGCGGTTCATACACAGCTACTAACGGACGTTACATCGGCCGTTATCAATTAGATGCTTCATACTTAAACGGCGACTATTCAGCTGCCAATCAAGAACGTGTAGCAGAACAATATGTAACATCTCGTTATGGTTCATGGGATGCTGCTAAAACATTCTGGTTAGCAAACGGCTGGTACTAA
- a CDS encoding phosphoenolpyruvate carboxykinase (ATP) codes for MSTKESLELNEITSGNPLLSSIRSIVETTFYGNNVHEVFDRKTAYQLAKGSPGTIITDLTISHAEELDLPADVRTLVFNDGSIVGRTASARRIFEDLDKEQSKYEKILREAVYQSRKRQFYHTKVIVGLSEEFSVQSHLLIPEGFENNLYSYLLNFQPANSKILETYQKSVSFDEGDLYIFCDPEWTHETFPNGLILFDALHNTAAVLGLRYFGELKKATLTLAWALGNRNGFIACHGGMKQYASNDQTYTMAVFGLSGSGKSTITLAKHTEGHSVSILHDDAFVISRKNGFATALEPSYFDKTQDYPSDDPAISSFLTCQNVGVTCTSKGEKVLVTGDIRNGNGRTVKSRYATPDRVDHLSEKIDAVFWIMKDDSLPPIIKINDPVLAASFGATLATKRSDAENITTKRQLDELVIEPFANPFRVYPLREDYQAFRELFLKQQTACYVLNTGYFDDKKIKPETTLSIVERIVQQTAEFKSFGPFEDIHYLPIPDFPVSFEDTSYKNLVKQRLDIRLRFIEAQIGKDLLLDEAKESLENLIQKLN; via the coding sequence ATGAGTACAAAAGAGAGTCTCGAATTAAACGAAATCACAAGTGGAAATCCACTGTTATCCAGTATTCGATCGATTGTAGAAACGACATTTTACGGTAATAATGTTCATGAAGTTTTTGACAGGAAGACAGCTTATCAACTAGCAAAAGGGAGTCCAGGAACGATCATCACAGATTTAACAATCTCACATGCTGAAGAACTAGATTTACCAGCTGATGTTAGGACACTAGTATTCAATGATGGAAGCATTGTGGGAAGAACAGCAAGTGCTCGGCGGATCTTTGAGGACTTAGACAAGGAACAAAGCAAATACGAGAAAATTTTAAGAGAAGCTGTGTATCAAAGTCGCAAGCGCCAGTTTTACCATACAAAAGTAATCGTTGGCCTATCTGAAGAATTTTCTGTGCAAAGTCATTTGCTGATTCCAGAAGGATTTGAGAACAATTTGTATTCTTATTTGCTGAATTTTCAGCCAGCGAATTCGAAGATCTTAGAGACTTATCAAAAGTCTGTTTCCTTTGATGAGGGAGATCTTTATATCTTTTGTGATCCCGAATGGACACATGAAACATTTCCAAATGGACTCATTTTGTTTGATGCTCTCCATAATACAGCGGCTGTGCTAGGATTACGTTACTTTGGAGAATTAAAAAAAGCGACTTTGACGCTTGCTTGGGCATTGGGAAATCGCAATGGCTTTATTGCCTGCCACGGTGGGATGAAACAATATGCTAGTAATGACCAGACCTATACGATGGCTGTATTTGGGTTGTCCGGTTCTGGAAAATCAACGATTACCTTAGCAAAACATACGGAAGGTCACTCTGTTTCGATCTTGCATGACGATGCTTTCGTTATTTCTCGAAAAAATGGTTTTGCTACTGCCTTGGAACCTTCTTACTTTGATAAAACACAAGACTATCCGTCTGATGATCCGGCCATTTCTTCTTTCCTTACTTGTCAGAATGTGGGCGTGACATGTACAAGTAAAGGAGAAAAAGTCCTAGTAACAGGAGATATACGAAACGGAAATGGGCGGACAGTCAAATCACGTTATGCGACACCCGACCGAGTCGATCATCTTAGCGAAAAGATCGATGCTGTTTTTTGGATCATGAAAGATGATTCGCTTCCGCCAATTATCAAGATCAATGACCCAGTTTTAGCAGCGTCTTTTGGTGCAACATTAGCAACAAAACGATCAGACGCGGAAAATATCACTACAAAAAGACAGCTAGATGAGCTAGTCATTGAACCATTTGCTAATCCTTTCCGTGTCTATCCTCTTAGGGAAGACTATCAAGCTTTTCGAGAGTTGTTTTTGAAACAGCAAACAGCCTGCTATGTCCTGAATACTGGATATTTCGATGATAAAAAAATCAAACCTGAAACGACATTGTCAATCGTTGAAAGAATCGTGCAACAAACGGCAGAATTCAAGTCGTTTGGTCCATTTGAAGACATCCACTATTTACCTATACCAGATTTTCCTGTTTCTTTTGAGGATACGTCCTATAAAAATCTGGTGAAACAACGACTTGATATTCGTTTACGATTCATTGAAGCTCAGATAGGAAAAGATCTCTTGCTAGATGAAGCAAAAGAAAGTTTGGAGAATTTGATTCAGAAATTGAACTAA